The region GTCGCCCTACGCCTTCCCCGCCATCGGCTCCACCATGATTTGCACCGCCGCCGCATACGCCGCCGCGGGCGGCATGAACCGCCGCGAGGCGGGCGAGGACTTCTACTTCCTCCAGCAGCTCGCCAAGACAGGCACCGTCCGGCGCGTGCCGGGGGCGAAGGTCTTCCCCTCCGCCCGCGCGTCCGCCCGCGTGCCTTTTGGCACGGGGGCCAAGCTCTCCCAATGGCGCGGCAACCCGGAACTCATCCGCACCTACGACCCGCGGGTCTACGCGGTCCTGCGGGAATGGCTGGGCTTCACCCGCGCCGCCGCCGCCGCGAACGCGCCCGCCGGGGAATGGATGCGCGCCGCCGGCGCAGCCCATCCCGCGCTGGCCATGTTCCTGGAGGAAGCCCGGTTCCCCGCCGCCTGGGAACGCCTCCGCGCCGGGGCGCCCACGCCCAGCCACCGTCTGCGCGCCTTCCACGAGTGGTTCGACGGCCTGCGCACCCTGCGCGCCGTCCACCGCCTGCGGGATGCGGGCCTGGCCAGCCTCCCCGTGCCCCAGGCCGCCGCGCGCCTCGCGGCGCAGCTGGGCCTCTTCACCACGCCGGAAGCGGAGGACGCCGCCGCGCTGCTGCAACGCTGCCGCGAAGCCGACCGCAGCGCCCCTCCCCCCTGCGGCCTCGCGGCCCTGAACGCCCCGCCCGCGGAATCCTGAAGGCCGCGGCCCCGGCGTCAGTGCGGATGCGTGTGGCGGTGCGGACGGCGGCGCGCCGACGCCAGCCGCTTGCCCGTGGAGCCGATGGAAACGGCGGCGTGCAGGACGCCCTTGTGCGCGCGCATGCCCTCGGCCAGCGCCTCGATCTCCGAGGCCCGTCCGCGCACCATGATCATCTCCGCGCACAGTTCCTCCGTGAGGTGCACATGCGTGGTCGCCAGGATGGCGTCGTGGTAATGGTGCTGGAGGTGCGTCAGCTTCTGCGTCAGCTCGCGCACCTCGTGGTCGTAGACCACCGTGATGGTGCCCACGGCCTCCTCGTTGTTCTTCCACGCGTCCCGGGCGAGCCGCTCGCGGACCAGGTCGCGGATGAACTCCGACCGGCTCACGGCGGGCCCCGCCTTCAGGGCCTCCTCCAGCCGGTCGTGCAGCTCCTTTTCCATCGTGATGCTCATCCGGACCAGGTCGCTCATGGCTGTCCTTCCCCGCGGGCCAGGGCGGCGGCCCGCGCGCGGAACACATGCGGCACCACCGCCGCGGCGCGCCCCCCCATCTCGCGGCGCGGCGCGCTCATAGGTACCCCAGGGCCTCGAGCTGCTCGCGGTCCATGCCGCCCACCGCCGCGTCCCCGGCGGGCTCCGGGGCGTTCTCCTCAATCACGCGGCGGTACCCGTCCAGCACCCCGGTGAGCGCCTGAAGCAGCTCCGTGTAGGCCTCGTCCGCCGCGATGTTGTTCAGCTCCTTCGCGTCGTGCTCCGTGTCGTACAGCGCGACGGGGGCCGCGCCGCGCGGGTTGCCCGGGTTCGCGGTGATCAGGGCGTGCCGCCCGTCGCGCACGGCCTTCAGGATGTTGTTTTCGAAGTCGTTCTCCGCGTAGGTATAGGCGGTGCCCGCGTTGGCGGGGTTCAGGTCCGCGTCGAAAAGGGGCGCGCCGGACATGCCCTCCGCCGGGGGCAGCCCCGCCAGCCCCAGGAAGGTCGGCGCCAGATCCACCAGCCGGGCGAGGTCCCCGTTCACCTCGCCGCCGTGCGCGCCCTGTGGGAGTTTCACCGCCAGGGGCACCCGCACCAGCTCCTCGTGCAGGGTCTGCCCGTGCCACCAGCCCCCGTGGTCGAAGAACTCCTCGCCGTGGTCCGACACAAAGACGACCACCGTGTTGTCCCACAGGCCGCGTTCGCGCAGGCCGTCGAAGAGCCGGCCCAGGTGCCCGTCCAGATACTCGATCTCGCTGATGTAGGCCCGCTTCATCGGCTCGAGGAACTTCTCCGGGTCCGGGCTCTCCATCCGCGCGCGGGCATAACCCACGCCCGGGCGGCTGTGGTCCATGAACGGGTCGTGCGTGTCCATGTAATGCAGGTACAGGTAGAACGGGCGGTCCTGGGGGCGGGGCCCGTCCACCCAGTCCAGCGCCGTGTCTGTCACGGCCTCCGCGGGCTGGTAGAAGTCCGTCACGCGCAGTTTTCCCCGGCGCACCTTCCCCTCCACGGTCAGGAACACCTTGCGCAGCACCTGGTACAGGGAGAGCGACACGGCGGATTGCGGCGCGCCCAGCAGCGCCGACGGCTTCAGCTCGGCATAGTCCGAGAAGCCCCGGTCAAACCCGAACACGGCCATGGTGTTGGGGTTGTTGGTGAACCCCTGGGCGTGGTACCCCGCCGCCGCCAGCAGCCCGGCGAGCGTGGGCACGTCGGGGGAGAGCATGGCCGTCTTCGTCGTCGCCCCGTGTCCCCCGGGATAACGGCCGGTGAAAAGGGTCCCAAAAGAGGGCTTGGTCCACGACGCCTGGGAGTAGGCCTTCTTGAACAGCACCGCCTCCCTGGCAAACGCGTCCAGATTCGGGGTCTTGGCCGGGGCCGCCGGATCGTACAGGGGCAGGTAGTCCGCCCGCAGCGCGTCTATCGTGCAAAGGATCAGGTTGGGGCCCTTCGCCGGGGACACGACGGCCCTGCCCGCACCGGGCTCGAGCGCGCTTCCGAGGAACATCGAAAGGGTCAGGCCGAACACCGTCAGCAGCAGCCATCCGGCCACGCCGAAGAACGCGGGTGCGACCGGGTTTCGCCAAAGCAGACGGCTCACGATGGACGCCTTCACGTAGGCGGACACGCCGGCAACCAGCGCCAGCCCCGCCGCCGCGCACAGCAGCACCAGCAGCGCCTGGGGCGTGAAGGCGTGGCCGGAGAGCACGTCGCGCTGGTAGCGGAACGCGCCGATGACCAGCGCCCCCCCGCCGAGGCAGGCGGCCATGGAAAAGGCGAAGCTGAAGCGCCAGGACGGAAAGCGGTCCACGAGCAGGCAGAGGAACACGAGCCCCGCGCCGGCGCATCCGCCAACGGCGGCGAAGACCAGGCCGTAGACCACGGGGCCCCACCAGAACATGCCCGGGTCGGTGAGCCCCTCCAGGGTCCGCCACAGCCAGAGGGCCTCCGCCAGGGCGATGAAGGCCCCCGCCGCCAGCCCGCCGGTTTTGCACGCGGTCATCATGCCGAAGATGCGGCGGCGGTAGTCCCGGGTCTCGTCCGGCGAGAGGGCCAGCCCCCGCCCCGCGCCCAGAACCGCGCGCTCGCGCTGGAAGTCGGCAATGTCCTGCCGGATGTGCTCGATGTCCGCCCGGCTCCCGAAAAGCAGCAGCGGCACGCTCAGAATGAAGGGGAATATCTCCCCCGCCCACATCTCCAGATGGCCGCCCAGGATCGCGGTGGCGTGGCCCGCCGACGCGCCCAGCACCAGCCCGAAGGCCAGCTCGCGCACACCGATGCCGGAGATGGTGAAGGCCAGCACGGACGCCGTGATCATGAGCGGGCCAACGAAGAAGATGTCGGCCACCGAGGTGTGCTCGGACCGGATCGCCATGAAGGTGAAGATGAAGGTCGTGCAGGTGCCGAGGTGCACCCCCACGCCGAAGACCAGCGCGGCCAGCAGCGACTTCCGCGACCCCGCGTAGGCCGTCACGGCGTCGCCCAGCCGGTTAACCAGGCTGCGCACCTTCCCGGGCACGGGCGTCACCGCCACGAGCACCTGGATCACCCGGGGGTTCAGCAGCAGCGACAGGCTGCCCGCCACGCCCGCGAGGAGGCAGGCCATGATCACCGCGAGCAGCGGGATGTTGATGTTGAGGTAGCGGAAGCCAAGGGGGAAGGTGGCGAACACAAGGAAGGACAGCGCGATGATGCCCGTGAGCTTCTCCACGGCGATCACGGTGGCGCATTTGACCGGGTCGCCCGTGTGGCGCGACGACTCGACGAGCCGGAACCCGTCGAGCCCGACCGTGCCCGGAAGCACGAGCCCGATGGCGCGCCCCATGAACCACTGGTAGGCCATGAGCCGCAGGGGCATGCGCAGGCCCTGCCCCGCAAGGAGCAGCCGCCACCGGAGGATGCCGCAGGTGATGCCCAGCAGCTTCACCGCCGTGGCGCAGGCCATCCAGAACGCGAAGCCGCCCAGGCCCGCCCCGCTCACCCGGCGCATCTCGCGCAGGATGTCCACGGGCCGAACGCCGCCGAAGAAGTCCGCGCCGAGGCCCACCCACTCCGGGCGGAAGAGGGCGGCGAACACCGCGGCGATGAACGCCAGCTTGACGCTGAAAAACAGGGCCTTTTTCACGCTCAAAAGGGGCTCCTTTTCGGAACGCGGGCTATTTCGCGAATTTGCCGCGCAGGCGCATCTCGACGGCCGGCGTGACGTAGTGCCCCACCTTGCCGCCGAGGGAGGCGATCTCCTTCACCTGACGCGAGCTGAGGAACAGGTACGGCTCGCTCGGCATGAGGCACACCGTGTCCACGTCGGGGTTCAGTTTCTGGTTGTTAATCGCCATGGACAGCTCGAACTCGAAGTCCGACACCACGCGCAGGCCGCGGATGAGCGCCGCCGCGCCCTGGTCCCGCGCGAAGTCCACCGTGAGGCCGGAGAACGACGCAATCTCCACGCCCGCCATGCCCTCCGTCATCTCCTCCAGCATCTCGATGCGCTCGGGCACCGTGAACAGCGCCTGCTTGGCCTCGTTGCAGGCCACCGCCACGATCACCCGGTCGAAGATTTTCGCCGCGCGGATGACCAGGTCCAGGTGCCCCAGCGTGGGGGGGTCGAAACTGCCCGCGTACACCGCCGTCCTTTTCTTCATGGAGTCACTCCTCCCCGCGTTGAAACGCCGCCAGGGCCGCATCGGCCACACGCCGCACCGGCACCCCCGCCGCCTCCGCCAGGGCGCGGCAGTCCTCGAACTCCGGGTGCGCCGTGATCCGCTCCCCGTCCAGCGCCGCCGTCTTCACCCGCACCTCCCCGTACGGCGTGGACACGGTTTCCCAGTCCCGCCGCAGCACCGTCCGCCGCTCCTCGCGGATCCGGACGCCCAGGGTGGTCGTGTTGAGAAACAGGCTCCGCGCCACCGCGTCGCGCAGTTCCGGCGGGCACAGCGCCGTCAGCAGGAAGGCGGGCCGCCCCTTCTTCCCCGTGACCGGCGTGAGGAAGGCGTCCACCGCCCCGGCCGCCAGCGCGGCCTCCACCGCCGGGGCCGTCAGCTCGCCGCTCAGGTCGTCCACCAGCGTCTCCAGCACCGCCACCGTGTCCGCGTCCCCCGCCGGGG is a window of Candidatus Hydrogenedentota bacterium DNA encoding:
- a CDS encoding sulfatase-like hydrolase/transferase, whose amino-acid sequence is MSVKKALFFSVKLAFIAAVFAALFRPEWVGLGADFFGGVRPVDILREMRRVSGAGLGGFAFWMACATAVKLLGITCGILRWRLLLAGQGLRMPLRLMAYQWFMGRAIGLVLPGTVGLDGFRLVESSRHTGDPVKCATVIAVEKLTGIIALSFLVFATFPLGFRYLNINIPLLAVIMACLLAGVAGSLSLLLNPRVIQVLVAVTPVPGKVRSLVNRLGDAVTAYAGSRKSLLAALVFGVGVHLGTCTTFIFTFMAIRSEHTSVADIFFVGPLMITASVLAFTISGIGVRELAFGLVLGASAGHATAILGGHLEMWAGEIFPFILSVPLLLFGSRADIEHIRQDIADFQRERAVLGAGRGLALSPDETRDYRRRIFGMMTACKTGGLAAGAFIALAEALWLWRTLEGLTDPGMFWWGPVVYGLVFAAVGGCAGAGLVFLCLLVDRFPSWRFSFAFSMAACLGGGALVIGAFRYQRDVLSGHAFTPQALLVLLCAAAGLALVAGVSAYVKASIVSRLLWRNPVAPAFFGVAGWLLLTVFGLTLSMFLGSALEPGAGRAVVSPAKGPNLILCTIDALRADYLPLYDPAAPAKTPNLDAFAREAVLFKKAYSQASWTKPSFGTLFTGRYPGGHGATTKTAMLSPDVPTLAGLLAAAGYHAQGFTNNPNTMAVFGFDRGFSDYAELKPSALLGAPQSAVSLSLYQVLRKVFLTVEGKVRRGKLRVTDFYQPAEAVTDTALDWVDGPRPQDRPFYLYLHYMDTHDPFMDHSRPGVGYARARMESPDPEKFLEPMKRAYISEIEYLDGHLGRLFDGLRERGLWDNTVVVFVSDHGEEFFDHGGWWHGQTLHEELVRVPLAVKLPQGAHGGEVNGDLARLVDLAPTFLGLAGLPPAEGMSGAPLFDADLNPANAGTAYTYAENDFENNILKAVRDGRHALITANPGNPRGAAPVALYDTEHDAKELNNIAADEAYTELLQALTGVLDGYRRVIEENAPEPAGDAAVGGMDREQLEALGYL
- the coaD gene encoding pantetheine-phosphate adenylyltransferase, with the protein product MKKRTAVYAGSFDPPTLGHLDLVIRAAKIFDRVIVAVACNEAKQALFTVPERIEMLEEMTEGMAGVEIASFSGLTVDFARDQGAAALIRGLRVVSDFEFELSMAINNQKLNPDVDTVCLMPSEPYLFLSSRQVKEIASLGGKVGHYVTPAVEMRLRGKFAK
- the nikR gene encoding nickel-responsive transcriptional regulator NikR is translated as MSDLVRMSITMEKELHDRLEEALKAGPAVSRSEFIRDLVRERLARDAWKNNEEAVGTITVVYDHEVRELTQKLTHLQHHYHDAILATTHVHLTEELCAEMIMVRGRASEIEALAEGMRAHKGVLHAAVSIGSTGKRLASARRRPHRHTHPH